In one Tessaracoccus palaemonis genomic region, the following are encoded:
- a CDS encoding ABC transporter ATP-binding protein: MLELVNVTKRFFPGTVNERVALDDLSLKLSEGDFVTVIGSNGAGKSTMLNVISGRYPADGGRVIIDGHDVTKAPEHRRASAVARVFQDPMAGTAPHLTIEENLAIAFERGKGRGLRMAVTRAKREVFREALITLELGLEDRLEMRVGMLSGGQRQALSLLMATYAKPAILLLDEHTAALDPSRAELITRLTGEAVARNNLTALMVTHNMNQAIELGNRLIMMHEGRVVLEVDEQAKKSITAEHLLEEFSKIKGASLSDRTLLD, encoded by the coding sequence ATGCTCGAGCTCGTCAACGTCACCAAGCGGTTCTTCCCCGGCACGGTCAACGAGCGGGTCGCGCTCGACGACCTCTCCCTGAAGCTGTCCGAGGGGGACTTCGTCACCGTCATCGGCTCCAACGGCGCCGGCAAGTCGACCATGCTCAACGTCATCTCCGGCCGGTACCCCGCCGACGGCGGCAGGGTCATCATCGACGGCCACGACGTCACGAAGGCGCCTGAGCACCGCCGCGCCAGCGCCGTCGCCCGCGTCTTCCAGGACCCGATGGCCGGCACCGCGCCGCACCTGACGATCGAGGAGAACCTGGCCATCGCCTTCGAACGGGGCAAGGGCCGAGGGCTGCGGATGGCGGTCACGCGGGCCAAGCGCGAGGTCTTCCGCGAGGCCCTCATCACCCTCGAGCTGGGTCTCGAGGACCGCCTCGAGATGCGCGTCGGCATGCTCTCGGGCGGCCAGCGCCAGGCGCTCAGTCTTCTGATGGCCACCTACGCGAAGCCGGCCATCCTGCTGCTCGATGAGCACACCGCTGCCCTCGACCCGTCCCGGGCCGAGCTCATCACGCGGCTCACGGGGGAGGCGGTCGCGCGCAACAACCTGACCGCGCTGATGGTCACGCACAACATGAACCAGGCGATCGAGCTCGGCAACCGGCTGATCATGATGCATGAGGGCCGCGTCGTGCTGGAGGTGGACGAGCAGGCCAAGAAGTCGATCACCGCGGAACACCTCCTCGAGGAGTTCTCGAAGATCAAGGGCGCCAGCCTGTCCGACCGTACGCTGCTCGACTGA
- a CDS encoding ABC transporter permease, with translation MIIALEIGLLYAIMALGVYLTYRVLDFPDLTVDGSFTTGAATCAMLIVGGLPVPVAMVAGTLAGMAAGAVTGLLHVWGHINPLLAGILTQIALYSINLRIMGNKANVPLLRQTTLFTPLQEAGLLRTWASVAIFAVVVAIVGVIVYWFLGTSFGVAIRATGDNELMASSQGINTGVTKVIGLALSNGLVALCGTIVAQYQGFADISMGIGLIVAGLASVIVGQAIFGMTAVWQAVLAAALGSVIYRGVIQIALNNGFNPNDMKLVSAVLVVLALVLPQWAPLKKLRIRRRTAAAVAEGAK, from the coding sequence ATGATCATCGCACTGGAGATCGGCCTTCTCTACGCCATCATGGCGTTGGGGGTCTACCTCACCTACCGAGTGCTGGACTTCCCCGACCTGACGGTCGACGGGTCCTTCACGACGGGCGCCGCCACCTGTGCCATGCTGATCGTGGGCGGGCTCCCGGTCCCGGTTGCGATGGTCGCCGGCACGCTGGCCGGCATGGCTGCCGGCGCGGTCACGGGCCTGCTGCACGTCTGGGGGCACATCAACCCGCTGCTGGCGGGCATCCTGACCCAGATCGCCCTCTACTCGATCAACCTCCGCATCATGGGCAACAAGGCCAACGTGCCGCTGCTGCGCCAGACGACGCTGTTCACGCCGCTGCAGGAGGCGGGTCTCCTGCGCACGTGGGCGTCGGTCGCGATCTTCGCCGTGGTGGTCGCCATCGTCGGGGTCATCGTCTACTGGTTCCTGGGCACGAGCTTCGGGGTGGCGATCCGTGCGACGGGCGACAACGAGTTGATGGCCTCCTCGCAGGGCATCAACACGGGCGTCACGAAGGTCATCGGGCTCGCCCTGTCGAACGGCCTGGTGGCGCTCTGCGGCACGATCGTGGCGCAGTACCAGGGCTTCGCCGACATCTCGATGGGCATCGGCCTGATCGTGGCCGGCCTGGCATCGGTGATCGTCGGCCAGGCCATCTTCGGCATGACGGCCGTCTGGCAGGCCGTGCTGGCCGCTGCCCTCGGCTCCGTCATCTACCGCGGCGTGATCCAGATCGCGCTGAACAACGGCTTCAACCCCAACGACATGAAGCTGGTGTCCGCGGTGCTCGTGGTGCTGGCGCTCGTGCTGCCCCAGTGGGCGCCGCTGAAGAAGCTGCGGATCCGCAGGAGGACCGCCGCGGCGGTCGCGGAAGGAGCCAAGTGA
- a CDS encoding ABC transporter substrate-binding protein, with protein sequence MKITALAFGVAAALSLSACGGSTGEPTPGSESGAASYSIGIATIQSHPALDAVTEGFKAAFEEAGVEVTFDEQNAQGDQTTLTNIANTFASSDYDAFLAIATPTAQALANVITDRPVVFAAVTDPESAGLVGSWDAPDANITGVSDLNPMADQLELIQEAMPGVKTVGIVYASGEVNSEVQVQEATDAAATLGLEIRTATVTNSSEVQQAAESLDVDAFLIPTDNTVVSAAESVIQVGEQKQAPVFASDESTIERGAAAGLSVNYTQQGRDAAAVMLKLLDGTPASEIPVATQKEFDLFVNEAAATTQGLTLPDAIVERATTKY encoded by the coding sequence ATGAAGATCACGGCACTCGCCTTCGGCGTCGCAGCCGCCCTGTCCCTGTCCGCCTGCGGAGGTTCGACGGGGGAGCCCACACCCGGATCCGAGAGCGGCGCGGCGTCGTACTCGATCGGGATCGCCACGATCCAGTCCCACCCGGCGCTGGACGCCGTGACCGAGGGCTTCAAGGCCGCCTTCGAGGAGGCCGGCGTCGAGGTCACCTTCGATGAGCAGAACGCGCAGGGTGACCAGACGACGCTGACGAACATCGCCAACACCTTCGCCTCCTCGGACTACGACGCCTTCCTCGCGATCGCCACCCCGACGGCCCAGGCGCTGGCCAACGTGATCACGGACCGCCCGGTCGTCTTCGCCGCCGTCACAGACCCGGAGTCCGCCGGGCTCGTCGGCTCCTGGGACGCGCCGGACGCCAACATCACAGGGGTCTCCGACCTCAACCCGATGGCCGACCAGCTCGAGCTCATCCAGGAGGCCATGCCTGGGGTGAAGACCGTCGGCATCGTCTACGCGTCCGGTGAGGTCAACTCCGAGGTCCAGGTCCAGGAGGCCACCGACGCAGCCGCGACGCTGGGCCTGGAGATCAGGACCGCCACCGTCACCAACAGCTCGGAGGTGCAGCAGGCTGCCGAGTCTCTCGACGTCGACGCCTTCCTGATCCCGACCGACAACACGGTCGTGTCCGCTGCCGAGTCTGTCATCCAGGTCGGCGAGCAGAAGCAGGCGCCGGTGTTTGCCTCCGACGAGTCCACGATCGAGCGCGGCGCCGCCGCCGGCCTGTCCGTGAACTACACCCAGCAGGGCAGGGACGCCGCGGCCGTCATGCTGAAGCTTCTCGACGGCACTCCGGCCAGCGAGATCCCCGTGGCCACGCAGAAGGAGTTCGACCTCTTCGTGAACGAGGCTGCGGCCACCACGCAGGGCCTGACGCTGCCCGACGCCATCGTCGAGCGCGCCACCACCAAGTACTGA
- a CDS encoding ABC transporter substrate-binding protein, with product MSVGAVTIVSHPSLDLLYEGITEALADAGYVEGENLQMSLENPQGDQATLASIANTFAASDKDYFVAIATPPAQALAQVITDRPIVFASVTDPAAAGLVDSMDAPGGNVTGTSDQLPTDQQLQVLTEIDPSVKTVGIVYSSAEVNAQVQAEAAVEAGRQLGIEVLTATVTNSSEVQQAAESLDVDAYFVLVDNTVVSAMESMVQVAEQHHRLLVASDADSVERGAAAALATDYEAQGRQTGEMLVRIIEGADPADMPVELQESLELVINPGAAEAMGVAIPDAVVKKADKTV from the coding sequence GTGAGCGTGGGTGCGGTCACCATCGTGTCGCACCCGTCCCTGGACCTGCTGTACGAGGGCATCACCGAGGCCCTGGCAGACGCGGGATACGTCGAGGGGGAGAACCTGCAGATGTCCCTGGAGAACCCGCAGGGGGACCAGGCGACGCTGGCGAGCATCGCCAACACCTTCGCGGCCTCCGACAAGGACTATTTCGTCGCCATCGCGACCCCGCCGGCGCAGGCGCTGGCCCAGGTCATCACGGACCGGCCCATCGTGTTCGCGTCCGTCACCGACCCCGCTGCCGCAGGACTCGTCGACTCCATGGACGCGCCGGGCGGCAACGTCACGGGCACCAGCGACCAGCTGCCGACGGATCAGCAGCTGCAGGTGCTCACCGAGATCGACCCGAGCGTCAAGACCGTCGGCATCGTCTACTCCTCAGCGGAGGTCAACGCCCAGGTGCAGGCCGAGGCCGCGGTCGAGGCCGGCAGGCAGCTGGGCATCGAGGTGCTGACCGCCACCGTCACCAACAGCTCCGAGGTTCAGCAGGCCGCGGAGTCGCTCGACGTCGACGCCTACTTCGTGCTCGTGGACAACACCGTCGTGTCCGCCATGGAGTCCATGGTGCAGGTGGCCGAGCAGCACCACCGACTGCTGGTGGCATCCGACGCCGACTCGGTGGAGCGCGGCGCCGCCGCAGCGCTGGCCACCGACTACGAGGCACAGGGGCGCCAGACGGGGGAGATGCTCGTGCGCATCATCGAGGGTGCCGACCCGGCTGACATGCCGGTCGAGCTCCAGGAGAGCCTGGAGCTGGTCATCAACCCGGGCGCGGCCGAGGCCATGGGCGTGGCGATTCCCGACGCGGTCGTCAAGAAGGCGGACAAGACCGTCTGA
- the rplQ gene encoding 50S ribosomal protein L17 has protein sequence MPKPTKGPRLGGSPTHERIILRNLATQLFEHGRITTTETKARRVQPLAEKLITKAKRGDLHSRRLVLQSVTDPAVVRVLFDEIAPAVAEREGGYTRITKLGPRKGDNAPMAMIEVITEAVAPKAAPAAAKPVVDVAPVAEETPEVDETVEVEETAEAK, from the coding sequence ATGCCCAAGCCAACCAAGGGTCCCCGTCTGGGCGGCAGCCCGACCCACGAGCGGATCATCCTGCGTAACCTGGCGACCCAGCTCTTCGAGCACGGCCGCATCACGACCACCGAGACCAAGGCCCGCCGCGTGCAGCCCCTGGCCGAGAAGCTCATCACCAAGGCGAAGCGCGGCGACCTGCACTCGCGTCGTCTGGTGCTGCAGTCGGTGACCGATCCCGCCGTCGTCCGCGTGCTGTTCGACGAGATCGCCCCGGCCGTCGCCGAGCGTGAGGGCGGCTACACCCGCATCACGAAGCTCGGCCCCCGCAAGGGCGACAACGCCCCCATGGCGATGATCGAGGTCATCACCGAGGCCGTCGCGCCGAAGGCCGCGCCCGCCGCCGCCAAGCCGGTCGTCGACGTGGCCCCCGTGGCCGAGGAGACCCCCGAGGTCGACGAGACCGTCGAGGTCGAGGAGACCGCCGAAGCCAAGTGA
- a CDS encoding DNA-directed RNA polymerase subunit alpha codes for MLIAQRPTLSEEVVSEFRSRFVIEPLEPGFGYTLGNSLRRTLLSSIPGASVTSIKIEGNQHEFSTLEGIVEDVTEIILNLKGLVLSSEEDEPVVMYLRKAGAGAVTAGDIQPPAGVEIHNPDLHIATLNDNGKLEMELVVERGRGYVSAAQNKDPESEIGRIPVDSIYSPVLKVTYKVEATRVAQRTDFDRLIVDVETKNSILPRDAVASAGRTLVELFGLARELNVEAEGIEIGPSPVDEQITESLNLPVEDLELSVRSYNCLKREGIHTVGELVARSEEDLLDIRNFGSKSIDEVKETLAGLGLALRDSHPGFDPMQAIERYDEDSDFAETEQY; via the coding sequence ATGCTCATCGCTCAGCGCCCGACCCTCTCCGAAGAGGTCGTCTCCGAGTTCCGTTCCCGGTTCGTCATCGAGCCGCTGGAGCCCGGCTTCGGCTACACCCTCGGCAACTCGCTGCGTCGCACCCTCCTGTCGTCCATCCCGGGCGCCTCGGTGACCAGCATCAAGATCGAGGGCAACCAGCACGAGTTCTCCACCCTGGAGGGCATCGTCGAGGATGTCACCGAGATCATCCTCAACCTCAAGGGCCTCGTGCTGTCGTCCGAGGAGGACGAGCCCGTCGTCATGTACCTGCGCAAGGCCGGTGCCGGTGCGGTCACCGCCGGGGACATCCAGCCCCCGGCCGGTGTCGAGATCCACAACCCGGATCTGCACATCGCCACCCTCAACGACAACGGCAAGCTCGAGATGGAGCTCGTCGTCGAGCGTGGACGCGGCTACGTGTCCGCTGCGCAGAACAAGGACCCCGAGTCCGAGATCGGCCGCATCCCGGTCGACTCGATCTACTCGCCGGTGCTCAAGGTCACCTACAAGGTCGAGGCCACCCGTGTCGCCCAGCGCACGGACTTCGACCGCCTGATCGTCGACGTCGAGACCAAGAACTCGATCCTGCCCCGCGACGCCGTCGCCTCGGCCGGTCGCACCCTGGTCGAGCTCTTCGGCCTGGCGCGTGAGCTGAACGTCGAGGCCGAGGGCATCGAGATCGGCCCGTCGCCCGTCGACGAGCAGATCACGGAGTCCCTGAACCTCCCGGTCGAGGACCTGGAGCTGTCGGTGCGTTCCTACAACTGCCTCAAGCGCGAGGGCATCCACACCGTGGGTGAGCTCGTCGCGCGCAGCGAAGAGGACCTGCTCGACATCCGCAACTTCGGTTCGAAGTCCATCGACGAGGTCAAGGAGACCCTCGCCGGCCTCGGACTCGCGCTGCGTGACTCGCACCCGGGCTTCGACCCGATGCAGGCCATCGAGCGCTACGACGAGGACTCGGACTTCGCCGAGACCGAGCAGTACTGA
- the rpsD gene encoding 30S ribosomal protein S4 encodes MARYTGPMTKKSRRLGTDLVGNDKAFERRPYPPGVHGRGRTKDSEYSLQLKEKQKARYAYGVLEKQFRRYYEEADRSAGKTGDRLLQILESRLDNVVYRAGFAATRRQARQLVVHGHFLVNGQRVNIPSYRVRAKDIIDVAEKSLNLTPFVIARETHGDRTVPAWLEARPNRMRILVHQLPVREQIVIDVAEQMIVELYSK; translated from the coding sequence ATGGCTCGTTACACCGGCCCTATGACCAAGAAGTCCCGTCGTCTCGGGACTGACCTTGTCGGCAACGACAAGGCCTTCGAGCGTCGCCCGTACCCCCCGGGTGTGCACGGCCGCGGCCGCACGAAGGACTCCGAGTACTCGCTGCAGCTCAAGGAGAAGCAGAAGGCTCGTTACGCGTACGGCGTGCTCGAGAAGCAGTTCCGTCGCTACTACGAAGAGGCTGACCGCTCCGCCGGCAAGACCGGTGACCGTCTGCTGCAGATCCTGGAGTCGCGTCTCGACAACGTCGTGTACCGCGCAGGGTTCGCCGCTACGCGTCGTCAGGCCCGCCAGCTCGTCGTTCACGGCCACTTCCTCGTGAACGGCCAGCGCGTGAACATCCCCTCGTACCGCGTCCGCGCCAAGGACATCATCGACGTCGCCGAGAAGTCGCTGAACCTGACGCCTTTCGTGATCGCCCGGGAGACCCACGGCGACCGCACCGTCCCCGCGTGGCTCGAGGCCCGTCCGAACCGGATGCGCATCCTCGTTCACCAGCTCCCCGTCCGCGAGCAGATCGTGATCGACGTGGCCGAGCAGATGATCGTCGAGCTCTACTCGAAGTGA
- the rpsK gene encoding 30S ribosomal protein S11, which translates to MATASRKAGAKTKVRRKEKKNVLAGQAHIKSTFNNTIISITDPTGAVIAWASAGTVGFKGSRKSTPFAAQMAAEAAGRRAMEHGMKRVDVFVKGPGSGRETAIRSLGAVGLEVGAISDVTPVPHNGCRPPKRRRV; encoded by the coding sequence ATGGCTACTGCAAGCCGTAAGGCGGGCGCCAAGACCAAGGTGCGCCGCAAGGAGAAGAAGAATGTGCTCGCCGGCCAGGCGCACATCAAGAGCACGTTCAACAACACCATCATCTCGATCACCGATCCCACCGGTGCCGTGATCGCGTGGGCCTCTGCCGGCACCGTCGGCTTCAAGGGCTCGCGTAAGTCGACCCCGTTCGCCGCCCAGATGGCCGCCGAGGCCGCTGGCCGCCGCGCCATGGAGCACGGCATGAAGCGCGTCGACGTGTTCGTCAAGGGCCCCGGCTCCGGCCGTGAGACCGCGATCCGCTCGCTCGGCGCCGTCGGCCTCGAGGTCGGCGCGATCTCCGACGTGACCCCGGTGCCGCACAACGGCTGCCGTCCGCCCAAGCGTCGTCGCGTCTGA
- the rpsM gene encoding 30S ribosomal protein S13 — MARLIGVDLPREKRLEVALTYIFGIGKTRAAETLAATGVSGDLRVHQLTDDQLVALRDHIEANYETEGDLRRSVAADIRRKVEIGNYQGRRHRAGLPVRGQRTRTNARTRKGKKKAVAGKKKAR; from the coding sequence ATGGCACGCCTCATTGGTGTCGACCTCCCGCGCGAGAAGCGCCTCGAGGTCGCACTGACCTACATCTTCGGCATCGGGAAGACCCGCGCCGCCGAGACCCTCGCCGCCACTGGAGTGAGCGGCGATCTGCGAGTCCACCAGCTCACCGACGATCAGCTCGTCGCGCTGCGTGACCACATCGAAGCCAACTACGAGACCGAGGGTGACCTGCGTCGTAGCGTCGCCGCCGACATCCGTCGCAAGGTCGAGATCGGCAACTACCAGGGCCGCCGCCACCGCGCCGGCCTCCCGGTTCGTGGTCAGCGTACGCGGACCAACGCGCGCACCCGCAAGGGCAAGAAGAAGGCCGTCGCTGGCAAGAAGAAGGCCCGCTGA
- the rpmJ gene encoding 50S ribosomal protein L36, with translation MKVQPSVKKICDKCKVIRRHGRVMVICENPRHKQRQG, from the coding sequence ATGAAGGTTCAGCCGAGCGTCAAGAAGATCTGCGACAAGTGCAAGGTCATCCGCCGGCACGGTCGTGTGATGGTGATCTGCGAAAACCCCCGCCACAAGCAGCGTCAGGGCTGA
- the infA gene encoding translation initiation factor IF-1, protein MAKKEGALELEGTVVEALPNAMFRVELANGHKVLTTISGKMRQHYIRILPADRVVVELSPYDLTRGRIVYRHK, encoded by the coding sequence ATGGCGAAGAAAGAAGGAGCCCTCGAGCTCGAGGGCACCGTGGTCGAGGCACTGCCGAACGCGATGTTCCGCGTGGAGCTCGCCAACGGGCACAAGGTCCTGACGACCATCAGCGGCAAGATGCGCCAGCACTACATCCGCATCCTGCCGGCCGACCGCGTCGTCGTGGAGCTGTCTCCCTACGACCTCACCCGAGGACGCATCGTCTACCGTCACAAGTGA
- a CDS encoding YciI family protein: MKYFAVQYTYSSDADALAAIRPKHREFLASLAGGSLIASGPYVDVEVASALLLFRGETAAEIAALLDEDPFWHASLIVGRSITEWNPVIGVFAG; encoded by the coding sequence ATGAAGTACTTCGCAGTCCAGTACACCTATTCGTCCGACGCCGATGCCCTGGCGGCGATCCGGCCGAAGCACCGCGAGTTCCTCGCGTCCCTGGCGGGCGGGTCGCTGATCGCCAGCGGCCCGTACGTGGACGTCGAGGTGGCCAGCGCGCTGCTGCTGTTCCGGGGCGAGACTGCGGCGGAGATCGCCGCGCTGCTGGACGAGGACCCGTTCTGGCACGCCTCGCTGATCGTGGGCCGCTCGATCACGGAGTGGAACCCCGTGATCGGCGTCTTCGCCGGCTGA
- a CDS encoding DUF1707 SHOCT-like domain-containing protein → MALPPSSKYLQRAADPVDDVERESLTARLNSAFAEGRVTHDEYAAAMDVVYGARALGELVPVIEQLPAASAGVPAIVAQGSTPAGEVSTARNLMPLTILVGAVGLSLVVVIAVLVGILLF, encoded by the coding sequence ATGGCCCTGCCTCCCAGCTCGAAGTACCTCCAACGCGCCGCGGATCCGGTCGACGATGTCGAGCGGGAGTCGCTGACCGCACGGCTCAACTCCGCCTTCGCCGAGGGCCGGGTGACGCACGACGAGTACGCCGCGGCCATGGACGTCGTCTACGGGGCCCGCGCGCTCGGCGAGCTCGTGCCCGTCATCGAACAGCTGCCCGCGGCGTCGGCCGGGGTGCCGGCGATCGTCGCGCAGGGCAGCACCCCGGCCGGCGAGGTCTCGACCGCGCGCAACCTGATGCCCCTGACCATCCTGGTGGGCGCGGTCGGCCTCTCGCTGGTCGTGGTGATCGCCGTGCTCGTCGGCATCCTGCTGTTCTGA
- the map gene encoding type I methionyl aminopeptidase, producing the protein MSQIEIKDAVQLKLMRRAGLVVSDGLAAMCGAAAIGVTTRELDSIGREVLTRNGALSSFLGYGAEYGAPFPAVACISVNDTLVHGIPDDRPLEDGDVVSIDFGAIVGGWHGDAARTVIVGSADPADVALVDATCEAMWAGARQMRDGGRVGDVSRAIEGYVKSLPVRYGSLREYTGHGIGTQMHMEPDVPNWYRPRPTARLRTGMVLAIEPMLTRGTHHTLELDDEWSVVSRDGSRGAHWENTVAITPGGVWVLTEADGGESRLGDLYAPLAD; encoded by the coding sequence GTGGTGAGCGATGGCCTTGCCGCCATGTGCGGGGCCGCCGCCATCGGGGTCACCACCCGTGAGCTCGACTCCATCGGCCGCGAGGTCCTCACCCGCAACGGCGCGTTGAGCTCCTTCCTCGGCTACGGCGCCGAGTACGGTGCGCCGTTCCCCGCCGTCGCCTGCATCTCCGTCAACGACACGCTGGTGCACGGCATCCCCGACGACCGTCCGCTCGAGGACGGCGACGTCGTCTCCATCGACTTCGGCGCCATCGTGGGAGGCTGGCACGGGGACGCTGCCCGGACCGTCATCGTCGGCTCGGCAGACCCTGCGGACGTCGCGCTCGTCGACGCAACCTGTGAGGCCATGTGGGCCGGCGCGCGTCAGATGCGCGACGGCGGCCGCGTCGGCGACGTTTCCAGGGCCATCGAGGGCTACGTCAAGTCGCTGCCCGTGCGCTACGGGTCGCTGCGCGAGTACACCGGCCACGGCATCGGCACCCAGATGCACATGGAGCCGGACGTGCCGAACTGGTACCGCCCGCGCCCCACGGCCCGGCTGCGCACCGGCATGGTCCTGGCGATCGAACCGATGCTCACCCGCGGCACGCACCACACCCTCGAGCTCGACGACGAGTGGAGCGTCGTGAGCCGCGACGGCTCGCGCGGCGCCCACTGGGAGAACACGGTCGCGATCACGCCCGGCGGCGTCTGGGTGCTGACGGAGGCCGACGGCGGCGAGTCCCGGCTGGGCGACCTCTACGCCCCGCTCGCCGACTGA